The following proteins come from a genomic window of Candidatus Poribacteria bacterium:
- the prmA gene encoding 50S ribosomal protein L11 methyltransferase, which produces MNWAKITVTTSQEASEAVANFLLELNATGVELKESDVSTVNLIAYYPLDDRVGGRIQRLRNFLSELPTWGISPHPARIDLHPVKSEDWEEAWKAAFPPQRIGKQILIIPTWRDAPHNETDVVIRLDPGMAFGTGQHPTTRLSLELLEAVIESHYHVADIGTGSGILTIAAVKLGAQRVDAIELDPTAIPVAAANFEANSVAGKVHLSQGDGLKDVEGKYHLIIGNILTKVVLPIIPYCAPRLHEAGTVIFSGILDTELGQIKSVLEENRFRCLQVIRETEDDITWVGIKAVSESAAAR; this is translated from the coding sequence ATGAATTGGGCGAAAATTACGGTAACCACCTCCCAAGAGGCTTCTGAGGCGGTCGCGAATTTCCTCCTCGAATTGAACGCGACAGGCGTTGAACTCAAGGAGAGCGATGTGTCTACGGTCAACCTGATTGCCTACTATCCATTAGATGACCGTGTGGGTGGACGCATACAGCGGCTCCGTAACTTCCTTTCAGAACTGCCGACCTGGGGAATTTCGCCACACCCCGCCAGAATCGACTTACACCCCGTCAAATCTGAGGATTGGGAAGAAGCGTGGAAAGCCGCTTTTCCACCACAACGCATTGGAAAACAAATTCTCATCATACCAACGTGGCGCGACGCGCCTCACAATGAAACAGACGTTGTCATTCGACTTGATCCGGGGATGGCATTCGGGACAGGACAACATCCTACCACGCGACTCTCCCTCGAACTATTGGAAGCCGTGATTGAATCACACTACCACGTCGCCGATATCGGAACTGGGTCTGGTATCTTAACCATTGCCGCTGTGAAACTGGGGGCACAACGGGTTGACGCAATCGAATTAGATCCGACAGCCATTCCCGTTGCAGCAGCGAATTTTGAAGCAAATAGCGTTGCAGGAAAAGTCCACTTGTCCCAAGGCGATGGTCTCAAGGACGTAGAAGGCAAATACCACCTCATCATCGGGAATATCCTAACGAAAGTGGTTCTCCCTATCATCCCATACTGCGCGCCACGGCTTCACGAGGCGGGAACTGTCATCTTCTCAGGGATACTTGATACAGAGCTCGGACAGATTAAATCGGTTCTGGAAGAGAACCGGTTTCGGTGCTTACAGGTTATACGTGAAACAGAAGATGATATAACTTGGGTCGGCATCAAAGCGGTTTCTGAATCGGCGGCTGCGCGATAG
- a CDS encoding geranylgeranylglycerol-phosphate geranylgeranyltransferase, with the protein MKTVLAYLELARPLNGIIAFISAWLGGLFASQGTTENLLDTRLLLVSISALLLLSAGNAINDYCDYKIDRINRPQRPLPSGQIQRRHALIFAIVLIVIGIYLGTLINRNATGIAILVSVALVSYAFWLKRTVFVGNLVVSGLTGVTFISGGVAIESVQGTLVPAIFAFLFTAAREIIKDLEDTDGDMKNGVRTLAILNRHLAVAAALGFMALVILFSPIPYLFGWYSWHYLFAVVIGVDFVLIGLAIRLLRDASKESCASIQHWMKWDIFVGLGAIYLGIFL; encoded by the coding sequence ATGAAAACGGTGTTAGCCTACCTTGAACTGGCGCGTCCTTTGAACGGAATTATTGCCTTTATCTCCGCATGGCTCGGTGGGTTATTCGCAAGTCAAGGCACTACAGAAAATCTGTTAGATACACGGCTGCTATTAGTTTCTATCTCTGCGTTATTGCTCCTATCTGCTGGAAATGCCATAAACGATTATTGTGACTACAAGATAGACCGAATTAACCGCCCCCAAAGACCCCTTCCTTCTGGACAGATTCAGAGACGACACGCCTTAATTTTCGCAATAGTTCTTATCGTCATCGGTATCTATCTTGGAACCCTCATTAATAGAAACGCAACAGGCATTGCGATCCTCGTATCCGTCGCGCTTGTCAGCTATGCCTTCTGGTTGAAACGCACCGTCTTTGTCGGAAATTTGGTCGTCAGCGGCTTAACCGGCGTAACCTTCATTAGTGGCGGTGTAGCGATAGAATCGGTGCAAGGCACACTCGTGCCAGCGATTTTTGCGTTCCTCTTTACAGCGGCACGGGAAATTATCAAAGACCTTGAGGATACAGACGGCGATATGAAAAACGGTGTGAGGACGCTTGCGATTCTCAACCGGCACCTTGCAGTAGCAGCAGCGCTCGGTTTCATGGCACTCGTTATCCTATTTAGCCCTATCCCGTATCTGTTCGGGTGGTACTCATGGCATTACCTATTCGCCGTTGTAATTGGTGTCGATTTCGTCTTGATTGGGTTGGCAATTCGGCTATTGCGTGACGCTTCCAAAGAAAGTTGTGCCTCCATTCAACACTGGATGAAATGGGATATATTTGTCGGACTTGGTGCAATCTATCTCGGAATATTTCTATGA
- a CDS encoding nucleotide exchange factor GrpE, whose protein sequence is MSDVKKIYIETEIEPNQENDPDEPEEKTFVARMREIAETALDTIKSEVKKEIEAHIAPVEETAANLSSKIKEEVAATVQRVHEQYETEREALFRTELEKEVEAAVEHVHEAYKAERDLLLRTAAEAENTKKRMETDYQRKLKYANEEILEGMVPVLDSLEAAIKSATEKVETDDASPEITTFSEGVELVHKQLLTALSNHGLIPIEAVGKTFDPYRHEALMAVASDEIPEGEVMEEFRRGYMLHTRVLRASQVVVSQGPTIEEVSKELNDKDTTDEAE, encoded by the coding sequence ATGTCTGACGTTAAAAAGATATACATAGAAACAGAAATAGAACCGAATCAGGAAAACGATCCTGATGAGCCCGAAGAAAAAACATTTGTTGCACGTATGCGGGAGATCGCAGAAACAGCACTTGACACAATTAAATCGGAAGTCAAAAAAGAGATAGAAGCGCACATCGCGCCGGTTGAAGAAACAGCTGCGAATCTCAGTTCAAAAATCAAAGAAGAAGTCGCAGCAACTGTCCAACGCGTGCATGAACAGTATGAAACCGAACGCGAAGCGTTGTTTCGTACCGAACTCGAAAAAGAGGTGGAAGCGGCGGTAGAACACGTCCACGAAGCATATAAAGCCGAACGCGATCTATTGCTACGGACAGCCGCGGAAGCTGAGAATACCAAAAAACGGATGGAAACCGACTACCAACGAAAACTCAAGTACGCCAACGAAGAAATCTTGGAAGGAATGGTGCCGGTGCTTGATAGCCTTGAAGCCGCCATTAAGAGCGCAACTGAGAAGGTTGAAACCGACGATGCCTCACCCGAAATTACGACCTTCAGTGAAGGAGTCGAACTTGTTCACAAGCAGTTGCTAACCGCACTCAGCAACCACGGCCTTATACCTATTGAAGCTGTCGGTAAAACGTTTGATCCCTACCGACATGAGGCGTTGATGGCGGTCGCATCAGATGAAATACCAGAAGGTGAAGTGATGGAAGAATTTCGACGCGGGTACATGCTACATACTCGTGTTCTACGCGCATCACAAGTAGTCGTTTCGCAAGGACCCACCATAGAAGAAGTGAGTAAAGAGTTGAACGACAAGGATACTACTGACGAAGCCGAATAG
- a CDS encoding OmpH family outer membrane protein, whose amino-acid sequence MKSFQLGACKARLTLLLFVFFAAFCLSSGSIGQESFKIGVVNTQVVLEGSQQATDATDILKAASERLRTKLDTLGEEIRTLQEKKAKTELFVERAQTADLDNEIRLKQQEYQREVEIGQQALLEKEQELMEPIYNSLQELIVKVGESENFDIILEKRLITLYVKEEFDLTQRLIGLMNEAKAETSE is encoded by the coding sequence ATGAAATCATTTCAGTTGGGGGCTTGCAAAGCACGCCTAACCCTATTATTATTCGTTTTTTTCGCCGCTTTCTGTCTCAGTTCGGGAAGTATCGGTCAAGAATCTTTCAAAATCGGGGTCGTGAACACACAAGTGGTTTTGGAAGGTTCTCAACAAGCAACAGATGCCACCGACATACTCAAAGCAGCAAGTGAACGCCTGAGAACGAAGTTGGATACACTTGGAGAAGAAATACGGACCCTTCAAGAAAAGAAGGCGAAAACTGAACTCTTTGTCGAACGGGCACAGACAGCGGATTTGGATAACGAAATTCGTCTCAAGCAACAGGAATACCAGCGTGAGGTCGAAATCGGGCAACAGGCACTGCTTGAAAAAGAGCAAGAGCTCATGGAACCCATTTACAACAGCCTTCAAGAACTGATTGTCAAAGTCGGTGAATCCGAAAACTTTGACATTATCCTCGAAAAACGGCTTATTACGCTTTATGTGAAAGAAGAATTTGATTTGACACAGCGGCTCATCGGCTTGATGAACGAAGCAAAAGCCGAAACCTCCGAATAA
- a CDS encoding geranylgeranylglyceryl/heptaprenylglyceryl phosphate synthase has protein sequence MRSNWVLNHFNEVLKKYSAGYFVLIDPEECELAMCAKLAGEIEKAGADAILLGGSFLTNDLHPIATALKQETTLPIVLFPGDSMHLTPHADAILYISLISGRNPNYLIGEQVKAAPWIQRYRLEAIPTGYMLIEGGSRTAVEFMSGTTPIPRDKPDIAGPHALAAEYLGMQMVYLEAGSGAAHPVPNEMISTVKAQINIPLIVGGGIRTPEIAAKIVAAGADFVVTGNVLEKNGSFELMKAFADAVHGHAVEVS, from the coding sequence TTGAGATCAAATTGGGTTCTGAATCACTTTAATGAAGTGCTAAAAAAATATAGTGCTGGTTATTTCGTCCTAATTGATCCGGAGGAGTGCGAACTTGCAATGTGTGCCAAACTTGCAGGTGAGATCGAGAAGGCTGGGGCAGATGCAATTTTACTGGGCGGAAGCTTTTTAACCAACGATTTGCATCCGATCGCAACAGCACTTAAGCAGGAGACAACACTCCCAATTGTACTCTTCCCGGGCGATTCGATGCATCTGACACCTCACGCTGACGCTATCCTCTATATCAGTCTTATCAGTGGACGTAATCCAAACTACCTTATTGGGGAACAAGTGAAAGCTGCGCCGTGGATACAGCGCTACAGGCTTGAAGCCATCCCTACGGGCTACATGCTCATCGAAGGGGGCAGCAGAACTGCCGTTGAATTTATGAGTGGAACAACACCCATCCCGCGGGATAAACCCGATATCGCGGGACCACACGCATTAGCTGCAGAATACCTCGGCATGCAGATGGTGTATTTAGAGGCTGGCAGCGGCGCAGCACATCCTGTTCCTAACGAAATGATCTCTACAGTGAAAGCGCAAATCAACATTCCTCTCATCGTCGGTGGCGGTATCCGTACACCGGAAATCGCCGCGAAAATAGTGGCAGCGGGTGCCGATTTCGTTGTAACAGGCAACGTTCTTGAGAAAAACGGCTCTTTTGAATTGATGAAAGCGTTCGCTGACGCTGTTCACGGTCACGCTGTCGAGGTTTCCTAA
- the lpxD gene encoding UDP-3-O-(3-hydroxymyristoyl)glucosamine N-acyltransferase codes for MKLKEICERLNGDLSGDGDIEITGVSGINEALPTHITFVANPKYLAAIATTQAGAIIIGQGVNGNGKPTIRVENPYWAFVKVLEMFSWDKNHRALPGVDETAILGKNVKLGERVSIQAFTYIADNVEIGDDTVIQPFVYIGEGSKIGANGLIYPHVSIREEVTIGDRVIIHCGAVIGSDGFGFAPVSNRHHKIPQIGTVVIEDDVEIGANTTIDRATLSETLIKRGTKLDNLVQIAHNVVIGEDCCLAAQVGIAGSTILGDRVNIAGHGGAAGHLTLGEDSVVYAKSAVTKDMPPGSHLSGFPARPHKQELRIHAATRKLPELLPEFAKLQKRVAELEAKIQESEDAS; via the coding sequence ATGAAACTTAAGGAAATTTGTGAACGCCTCAATGGTGATCTCTCAGGGGATGGGGATATTGAAATTACAGGCGTTTCTGGAATCAATGAGGCACTTCCGACTCACATTACCTTTGTTGCCAACCCGAAATATCTCGCCGCTATTGCAACGACGCAAGCCGGCGCGATTATCATCGGTCAAGGTGTCAATGGTAACGGAAAGCCGACGATTCGTGTTGAAAACCCATACTGGGCTTTTGTAAAAGTCTTGGAAATGTTCTCATGGGACAAAAATCATCGCGCACTTCCAGGGGTCGATGAAACAGCAATTTTAGGAAAAAATGTCAAACTTGGCGAGCGGGTCTCAATCCAAGCGTTTACCTATATCGCAGACAACGTCGAAATCGGAGATGACACTGTCATCCAGCCTTTTGTTTATATCGGTGAAGGCTCTAAAATCGGTGCCAATGGACTCATCTATCCACATGTCAGTATCCGTGAAGAGGTAACCATCGGTGACCGTGTGATCATCCACTGCGGTGCTGTTATCGGTAGCGACGGTTTCGGATTCGCGCCCGTTAGCAACCGGCACCATAAAATCCCTCAGATTGGTACTGTCGTCATTGAGGATGATGTTGAGATCGGCGCGAATACCACCATTGACAGAGCAACGCTTTCTGAAACACTTATCAAACGCGGTACCAAACTGGATAACCTCGTTCAAATTGCACACAACGTCGTCATTGGAGAAGATTGCTGCCTCGCAGCACAAGTCGGCATTGCTGGGAGTACGATACTCGGTGACCGGGTGAATATCGCGGGGCATGGCGGTGCCGCGGGGCACCTGACACTTGGCGAGGACAGCGTTGTTTACGCCAAGTCGGCAGTCACAAAGGATATGCCGCCCGGAAGTCATCTTTCTGGATTTCCAGCGCGTCCACATAAACAGGAATTGCGAATCCACGCCGCGACCCGTAAATTGCCTGAATTGCTCCCAGAATTCGCAAAACTCCAAAAACGAGTTGCTGAACTTGAAGCAAAAATTCAAGAGTCGGAGGATGCCTCGTAG
- a CDS encoding RNA methyltransferase: MTNYDEVIAFLERENPDAEEVLQFKQAYQTFLEIGEWHPTYQVLTTGWQTLDGVLLMTPENLLDVDYRVYLSATTERSLRELLLAFPRRCSGMFHPIENWMDNGIRDILEGEVVHTDPGRFYRGVKRGSGTVSVQRTVSKRKDAVATHIRKLGTLKGKLEHSQFVVEGDLMIERAVSDGLPIEALFYTTALLATPNGKSLLKRSLADNISCYQVSDGVMGSVTTTRPVPSVVASVHFKFKHFLPDAGEPNFHFSPQCTMLIAENIANPDNLGMTLRTADAAGVSAVLLSSIGASPFHKNCIRASRGAVGRLPLYYATDIVQVVTRLRAVGWNVLGGTSSAEKELQTTSFSLPTAIIVGNENTGLSAEVRESCTELVRIPMASGQSSLNVAVAAGVLLYELTRQHRI; this comes from the coding sequence ATGACAAACTACGATGAAGTCATCGCTTTCTTAGAAAGAGAAAACCCAGATGCCGAAGAGGTCTTGCAGTTTAAACAGGCATATCAGACCTTTTTGGAGATCGGAGAATGGCATCCGACCTATCAGGTGCTTACCACTGGTTGGCAAACACTTGATGGGGTCTTACTCATGACCCCGGAAAATCTGCTTGATGTTGACTATCGGGTTTATCTCTCTGCCACGACTGAACGCAGTTTGAGGGAACTACTCCTCGCTTTTCCAAGACGATGCTCTGGAATGTTTCATCCAATAGAGAATTGGATGGACAATGGAATTCGTGACATCTTAGAAGGCGAAGTCGTCCATACAGACCCTGGCAGATTTTATCGGGGTGTTAAACGTGGCAGCGGCACAGTCTCAGTGCAACGGACTGTCTCTAAACGCAAAGACGCGGTTGCCACACATATTCGCAAACTCGGGACCTTGAAGGGCAAACTTGAGCATTCACAATTTGTTGTCGAAGGCGACCTGATGATAGAACGAGCCGTTAGCGACGGCTTGCCCATTGAAGCACTCTTTTATACCACAGCACTCCTGGCAACACCAAACGGAAAGAGCCTCCTAAAACGGTCATTGGCAGATAACATCTCCTGTTATCAGGTCAGTGATGGTGTGATGGGTTCAGTTACCACAACCCGTCCGGTACCATCGGTCGTGGCATCGGTACATTTTAAGTTCAAACACTTTTTGCCAGATGCCGGTGAACCTAACTTTCACTTCAGTCCGCAATGTACAATGCTCATTGCCGAGAACATTGCCAACCCAGACAATTTAGGTATGACCTTGCGGACAGCAGATGCTGCAGGAGTGTCTGCTGTCTTGCTAAGTAGTATAGGCGCAAGTCCATTTCACAAAAACTGCATTCGTGCGTCACGAGGGGCAGTTGGACGGTTGCCATTGTATTACGCAACAGATATTGTCCAAGTAGTTACGAGACTCCGGGCAGTGGGTTGGAACGTCCTCGGTGGAACATCCAGTGCAGAAAAAGAACTACAGACCACGAGTTTCTCACTACCAACTGCTATCATTGTAGGCAACGAAAACACAGGGCTCTCCGCAGAAGTGCGCGAATCCTGCACAGAACTCGTCCGCATCCCGATGGCATCAGGGCAATCGTCCCTCAATGTAGCAGTCGCAGCCGGTGTTCTACTCTATGAACTGACACGACAGCACAGAATTTGA
- a CDS encoding PIG-L family deacetylase, with protein MLKKQINVLVFGAHPDDCDIKAGGVAALYGQQGHRVKFVSVTNGDAGHHEMGGGPLAQRRYAEAQAAAEVIGIEYELLDNHDGELMPTLENRYKIIRAIREFQPDLIMTHRPNDYHPDHRYTSTLVQDAAYMVTVPNICALTPHLETNPVIAYLSDGFMKPYPFTPDVVVGIDAVIEQKLDMLHCHVSQFYEWLPYNSGRLDSVPTDASERRAWLAEGRLNRFRDTADKYRDLLIARYGEASGTQIQYAEAFEGCEYGSPLTAENIPTLFPFFQ; from the coding sequence ATGTTAAAAAAACAGATAAATGTTTTGGTTTTCGGGGCGCATCCCGACGATTGTGATATTAAAGCAGGCGGTGTCGCTGCGCTGTATGGGCAACAGGGACATCGCGTTAAATTTGTTTCCGTTACAAACGGTGATGCTGGACACCACGAAATGGGTGGCGGTCCCTTGGCACAACGACGATATGCTGAAGCACAAGCCGCTGCTGAAGTTATCGGTATTGAATATGAACTGCTGGATAATCACGATGGCGAACTGATGCCGACATTAGAAAACCGTTACAAGATTATTCGCGCGATTCGTGAGTTCCAACCAGACCTAATTATGACGCACCGTCCGAACGATTACCATCCCGATCATCGGTATACCTCAACTTTGGTGCAGGATGCGGCGTATATGGTGACCGTCCCGAATATCTGTGCGCTTACACCGCATTTAGAGACAAACCCGGTTATTGCCTATTTAAGCGACGGTTTCATGAAACCCTACCCGTTTACACCGGATGTTGTTGTCGGTATCGACGCTGTTATTGAACAGAAACTTGATATGCTCCACTGTCACGTATCACAGTTCTATGAATGGCTGCCTTACAACAGCGGCAGATTGGACAGTGTGCCTACTGATGCCTCGGAACGTCGCGCATGGCTCGCCGAAGGACGTTTAAATCGTTTTCGCGACACAGCCGATAAATACCGGGATTTGCTGATAGCACGCTATGGTGAAGCGTCGGGGACCCAGATTCAATATGCTGAGGCGTTTGAAGGATGCGAGTACGGTTCACCATTGACAGCAGAAAATATCCCTACCCTCTTTCCGTTTTTCCAATAA
- the dnaJ gene encoding molecular chaperone DnaJ has protein sequence MTQKRDYYEILNVNRDADDDEIKRAYRKLAIKFHPDKNPGDKEAENKFKEATEAYEVLRTAEKRQVYDRFGHAGLEGSGQDFGGFGVNLDDIFGDVFGDLLGGFGATQRTPKRGRSLQYNLEVTLEDVIYGKEIRIQVPRVESCSTCDGSGAEKGTRIVTCPQCYGRGQVSQTQGFFTMSRTCSNCRGEGEIIQEPCPSCTGKGLVRNMTDIKLKVDKGVDTGFKYKLSGEGEAGANGAPPGDLFVVINVTPHERFQRNQNDLITSVKISFVQAALGAKIKVNSIDGTEELQIPPGIQYGTRLRIPNKGVPHYRRSYSGDLVVTIEIETPKNLNVAEREKLSEFASLRSEPHHNENGGFWDKLLGRHDDDEDI, from the coding sequence ATGACGCAAAAACGCGATTATTATGAAATTCTGAATGTGAATCGTGATGCTGATGACGATGAGATAAAAAGGGCTTACCGTAAACTTGCTATCAAATTCCATCCAGATAAAAACCCTGGGGATAAAGAGGCAGAGAATAAATTCAAGGAAGCTACAGAGGCCTACGAGGTCCTGCGTACGGCTGAAAAACGACAAGTTTATGATAGGTTCGGACATGCCGGATTAGAGGGTAGCGGGCAGGACTTTGGCGGGTTTGGCGTGAACCTTGACGATATTTTCGGAGATGTCTTTGGAGATCTTTTAGGAGGCTTCGGGGCAACCCAACGCACACCTAAACGCGGACGGAGTTTACAATACAACCTCGAAGTCACACTTGAAGATGTCATCTATGGCAAAGAGATTAGGATTCAGGTGCCACGCGTGGAATCTTGTTCGACCTGTGACGGCAGTGGAGCAGAGAAGGGAACACGGATTGTAACATGCCCACAATGCTATGGCAGAGGTCAAGTCAGCCAAACGCAAGGCTTCTTTACAATGTCCCGAACATGTTCAAACTGCCGTGGTGAAGGTGAAATTATTCAAGAACCGTGTCCATCTTGCACCGGAAAGGGTCTTGTCCGAAATATGACTGACATCAAACTGAAGGTTGACAAAGGCGTTGACACAGGTTTCAAGTATAAATTGAGTGGCGAAGGTGAAGCGGGGGCTAATGGCGCGCCTCCGGGCGACCTGTTTGTTGTCATCAATGTTACCCCGCACGAACGGTTTCAACGTAACCAAAATGATCTCATTACGTCAGTCAAGATTTCGTTTGTTCAAGCAGCCTTGGGCGCAAAAATCAAAGTCAATAGCATCGATGGAACTGAAGAGTTGCAAATTCCGCCCGGTATACAATACGGTACGCGGTTACGTATCCCGAACAAAGGTGTCCCGCATTATAGGCGGTCCTATTCAGGCGATCTGGTGGTTACTATAGAGATCGAAACACCGAAAAACCTCAATGTAGCAGAACGCGAAAAGTTATCGGAATTCGCAAGTTTGCGGAGTGAACCGCATCATAACGAAAACGGCGGATTTTGGGATAAACTCCTCGGTCGCCATGATGATGACGAAGACATCTGA